One segment of Streptomyces sp. YIM 121038 DNA contains the following:
- a CDS encoding GlxA family transcriptional regulator has protein sequence MAQRTVLVVLFEGVQSLDVTGPVEVFGGATGPAGEPAYRVCTASLDGAPVRTSSGLTLVPDHTLADAPAPHTLLVPGGIGTRPDGPRLVDWVRTHGPRAQRLVSVCTGAIVLARAGLLDGRRATTHWAYCDKLARDHPAIHVEPDPIYVRDGHVATSAGVTAGIDLALALVEEDLGRAMALTIARHLVVFLRRPGNQAQFSAQLAAQTARREPLREVQQWITEHPDDDLCVERLAERARLSPRHFARAFQAETGTTPGKYVDRVRVEHARRLLEDTSRGVEEVSRACGYGTPEAMRRAFLKALGTSPAEYRRRFHVPLPETHPITQESPCR, from the coding sequence ATGGCGCAGCGAACCGTCCTGGTCGTCCTCTTCGAAGGCGTACAGAGTCTCGACGTGACCGGCCCCGTGGAGGTCTTCGGCGGGGCCACCGGGCCCGCGGGCGAGCCCGCGTACCGGGTGTGCACCGCCTCCCTGGACGGTGCGCCCGTGCGCACGTCCAGCGGCCTCACCCTGGTCCCGGACCACACCCTCGCGGACGCCCCCGCGCCGCACACCCTGCTCGTGCCCGGCGGCATCGGCACCCGCCCGGACGGCCCCCGTCTGGTCGACTGGGTGCGCACCCACGGCCCCCGCGCCCAGCGGCTCGTCTCGGTGTGCACCGGGGCGATCGTGCTCGCCCGCGCGGGCCTGCTCGACGGCCGCCGCGCGACGACCCACTGGGCGTACTGCGACAAGCTCGCCCGCGACCACCCGGCCATCCACGTGGAGCCCGACCCCATTTACGTACGCGACGGACACGTGGCGACCTCGGCGGGCGTCACGGCGGGCATCGACCTGGCGCTCGCCCTGGTCGAGGAGGACCTGGGCCGGGCCATGGCGCTCACCATCGCCCGCCACCTGGTGGTGTTCCTGCGCAGGCCCGGCAACCAGGCGCAGTTCAGCGCCCAGCTCGCCGCGCAGACCGCCCGCCGCGAGCCGCTGCGCGAGGTCCAGCAGTGGATCACCGAGCACCCCGACGACGACCTCTGCGTCGAGAGGCTGGCCGAGCGCGCCCGGCTCTCGCCGCGCCACTTCGCCCGCGCCTTCCAGGCGGAGACCGGCACGACGCCCGGCAAGTACGTCGACCGCGTCCGCGTCGAGCACGCGCGCCGGCTCCTCGAGGACACCTCGCGCGGCGTCGAGGAGGTCTCCCGCGCCTGCGGCTACGGCACTCCGGAGGCGATGCGCCGCGCCTTCCTCAAAGCGCTCGGCACCTCTCCCGCCGAGTACCGCCGCCGCTTCCACGTACCCCTGCCCGAGACACACCCCATCACTCAGGAGTCCCCATGCAGATAG
- a CDS encoding DJ-1/PfpI family protein, producing MQIAIALYERFTALDAIGPYQTLSGIPDAQVVFVAERTGPVRDDSRQLALVADKTFDEVPSPDVLVVPGGPGQSDQMDNAPLLDWLRAADATSTWTTSVCTGSLALAAAGLLGGRTATSHWLALGELAKLGVTPSEERVVFDGKYVTAAGVSSGIDMGLALVGRIAGDERAQTVQLITEYDPQPPYDAGSPKKAPAHLVAMFREQSRFKDAPA from the coding sequence ATGCAGATAGCCATCGCCCTGTACGAGCGCTTCACCGCCCTGGACGCGATCGGCCCCTACCAGACGCTCAGCGGCATCCCGGACGCCCAGGTCGTCTTCGTGGCCGAGCGCACGGGGCCGGTGCGCGACGACAGCCGGCAGCTCGCCCTCGTCGCCGACAAGACCTTCGACGAGGTCCCCAGCCCGGACGTGCTCGTCGTCCCGGGCGGCCCCGGCCAGAGCGACCAGATGGACAACGCACCGCTCCTCGACTGGCTGCGCGCCGCGGACGCCACCAGCACCTGGACGACGTCCGTGTGCACCGGCTCCCTCGCGCTCGCCGCCGCCGGACTCCTCGGAGGCCGCACCGCGACCTCCCACTGGCTCGCCCTGGGCGAACTGGCGAAGCTCGGCGTCACCCCCTCCGAGGAGCGGGTGGTCTTCGACGGCAAGTACGTGACGGCCGCCGGGGTCTCCTCCGGCATCGACATGGGCCTCGCGCTCGTCGGCAGGATCGCCGGGGACGAGCGCGCCCAGACCGTCCAGCTCATCACCGAGTACGACCCGCAGCCGCCCTACGACGCGGGGTCGCCGAAGAAGGCGCCCGCCCACCTCGTCGCGATGTTCCGCGAGCAGAGCCGGTTCAAGGACGCCCCGGCGTAA
- a CDS encoding enoyl-CoA hydratase/isomerase family protein, translated as MEPQLRHAVADGVATVVIDHPAKRNAMTADMWRALPPLLDALAADPAVRALVLTGAGDTFCAGADISSLRAEPGRPQELAVLAEEALAAFAKPTLAAVHGYCVGGGCQLAAACDLRFADEGASFAVTPAKLGIVYPASSTRRLATLVGPATAKYLLFSGESIGAARALRTGLVDEVLPVGELDARVKEFTRVLASRSLLTQAAAKEFAAGRADRDAHWADQARGSGDTAEGVAAFLERRQPRFTWTVPDGAVTPGRP; from the coding sequence ATGGAGCCGCAGCTGAGGCACGCCGTCGCGGACGGCGTCGCCACCGTCGTCATCGACCATCCGGCCAAGCGCAACGCCATGACGGCGGACATGTGGCGCGCGCTGCCGCCGCTGCTCGACGCGCTGGCCGCCGACCCCGCGGTGCGCGCGCTCGTGCTCACCGGCGCGGGCGACACCTTCTGCGCGGGCGCCGACATCTCCTCGCTGCGCGCCGAACCCGGTCGCCCGCAGGAGCTCGCGGTCCTCGCGGAGGAGGCCCTGGCGGCCTTCGCGAAGCCGACGCTCGCGGCGGTGCACGGGTACTGCGTGGGCGGCGGCTGCCAGCTCGCGGCGGCCTGCGACCTGCGGTTCGCGGACGAGGGCGCCTCGTTCGCGGTCACTCCCGCGAAGCTGGGCATCGTCTACCCGGCCTCGTCGACGCGGCGCCTGGCCACGCTGGTGGGCCCGGCCACGGCGAAGTACCTGCTGTTCTCGGGCGAGTCGATCGGCGCGGCGCGGGCGCTGCGGACGGGCCTGGTGGACGAGGTCCTGCCCGTCGGTGAACTGGACGCGCGCGTGAAGGAGTTCACCCGGGTCCTCGCCTCCCGCTCGCTCCTGACGCAGGCGGCGGCCAAGGAGTTCGCGGCGGGCCGCGCCGACCGGGACGCCCACTGGGCGGACCAGGCGCGCGGCAGCGGCGACACCGCGGAGGGTGTCGCCGCCTTCCTGGAGCGCAGGCAGCCGCGCTTCACCTGGACCGTGCCGGACGGCGCGGTTACGCCGGGGCGTCCTTGA
- a CDS encoding HdeD family acid-resistance protein, protein MFGRDKARATARDATGDPEGTGGADPRSLSRSFGWLALLGAVLAVGGLVGLVYAGVATLTSMLLFGWLLLVGGIVALLHAVQSRGTSFFWLGVVVAALNLAAGFVVIRRPDVAAEALTMFAALLFLTGGVFRLVGSLVVRGPQMAVTLLQGAFGVLLGVLVLAGWPSSSQYVIGTFFSLALLFDGLGLLATGIGARRIISLVSDRVGADGSGPQEAVQPEEPVKAAQEGQDQSRN, encoded by the coding sequence ATGTTCGGACGCGACAAGGCGCGCGCCACGGCGCGCGACGCGACTGGTGACCCGGAGGGAACCGGCGGCGCGGACCCCCGGTCCCTCAGCCGCAGCTTCGGCTGGCTGGCGCTGCTCGGCGCCGTCCTGGCCGTCGGCGGGCTCGTCGGCCTGGTCTACGCCGGTGTCGCCACGCTCACCTCGATGCTCCTGTTCGGCTGGCTGCTGCTGGTCGGCGGCATCGTGGCGCTGTTGCACGCGGTGCAGTCGCGGGGCACCAGCTTCTTCTGGCTCGGCGTGGTGGTCGCCGCGCTGAACCTCGCGGCGGGCTTCGTCGTCATCCGCAGGCCGGACGTGGCCGCCGAGGCGCTGACGATGTTCGCGGCGCTGCTGTTCCTCACCGGCGGTGTGTTCCGCCTGGTGGGCAGCCTGGTGGTGCGCGGCCCGCAGATGGCCGTGACGCTGCTGCAAGGCGCCTTCGGCGTCCTGCTCGGCGTCCTCGTGCTCGCCGGGTGGCCGAGCAGCAGCCAGTACGTCATCGGTACCTTCTTCTCGCTCGCGCTGCTCTTCGACGGCCTCGGGCTCCTCGCCACGGGCATCGGCGCCCGGCGCATCATCAGCCTGGTGTCGGACCGGGTGGGCGCCGACGGGAGCGGGCCCCAGGAAGCCGTACAACCTGAAGAACCTGTGAAGGCAGCACAAGAAGGGCAGGACCAGTCGCGCAACTGA
- a CDS encoding ATP-binding protein, translated as MVTIEREGGDRAMGNDGRGPGPLPRGSGPVPYEGVWRFTAPAVDASVPQARRAVRDLLARQGVPAPDDLVQGLLLIVSELVTNAVRHAALLSPTLAVEVAVGAEWVRVSVEDNHPYRPTALVADHGQTGGRGLLLVREITREAGGACDVEHTANGGKVIWAALPLKPNGA; from the coding sequence GTGGTGACAATCGAGCGCGAGGGCGGCGACCGGGCGATGGGGAACGACGGGAGGGGGCCGGGCCCGCTCCCGCGGGGCAGCGGGCCCGTGCCGTACGAAGGGGTGTGGCGGTTCACCGCGCCCGCCGTCGACGCGTCCGTGCCCCAGGCGCGGCGCGCGGTGCGCGACCTGCTCGCGCGCCAAGGCGTACCGGCCCCCGACGACCTGGTGCAGGGCCTGCTGTTGATCGTCTCCGAGCTGGTCACCAACGCGGTGCGGCACGCGGCGCTCCTGTCGCCGACGCTCGCCGTGGAGGTCGCGGTCGGCGCCGAGTGGGTGCGGGTGTCCGTCGAGGACAACCACCCCTACCGCCCGACCGCCCTGGTGGCCGACCACGGCCAGACGGGCGGGCGCGGCCTGCTCCTGGTGCGGGAGATCACCCGCGAGGCGGGCGGCGCCTGCGACGTCGAGCACACGGCCAACGGGGGCAAGGTCATCTGGGCGGCCCTGCCCCTGAAGCCGAACGGCGCCTAG
- the idi gene encoding isopentenyl-diphosphate Delta-isomerase produces the protein MPITPATAAHSSSNGTEETIMLELVDEDGRTIGTAEKLAAHQAPGQLHRAFSVFLFDEQGRLLLQQRALGKYHSPGVWSNTCCGHPYPGEAPFAAAARRTFEELGVSPSLLAEAGTVRYNHPDPESGLVEQEYNHLFVGMVQAALRPDPSEVGETVFVTAGELAERHAKGPFSAWFMTVLDAARPAIRELTGPGAGW, from the coding sequence ATGCCGATCACACCTGCCACCGCGGCGCACAGCTCGTCGAACGGCACCGAGGAGACAATCATGCTCGAGCTCGTCGACGAGGACGGCAGGACCATCGGCACGGCGGAGAAGCTGGCCGCGCACCAGGCACCCGGTCAGCTGCACCGGGCGTTCTCCGTCTTCCTCTTCGACGAGCAGGGCCGCCTGCTGCTCCAGCAGCGGGCGCTCGGCAAGTACCACTCCCCCGGCGTGTGGTCCAACACCTGCTGCGGCCACCCCTACCCCGGTGAGGCGCCGTTCGCGGCGGCGGCCCGGCGCACCTTCGAGGAGCTCGGCGTCTCGCCGTCGCTGCTCGCCGAGGCGGGCACCGTGCGCTACAACCACCCGGATCCGGAGTCCGGCCTGGTGGAGCAGGAGTACAACCACCTGTTCGTCGGCATGGTGCAGGCCGCGCTGCGCCCCGACCCGTCCGAGGTGGGCGAGACGGTGTTCGTGACGGCCGGCGAGCTGGCCGAGCGGCACGCGAAGGGCCCGTTCTCCGCGTGGTTCATGACGGTCCTGGACGCGGCGCGGCCCGCCATCAGGGAGCTGACGGGCCCGGGCGCGGGCTGGTAG
- a CDS encoding cation diffusion facilitator family transporter gives MGAGHDHGHAPPANGTVTAAYKGRLRIALSLTVTVMVVEIVGGLVADSLALIADATHMATDALGLGMALLAIHFAGRPASESRTFGYARAEIIAALANCLLLLGVGGYVLYEAIQRFVTPSQTEGGLTIVFGLIGLAANLVSLLLLMRGQKDSLNVRGAFLEVLADALGSVAVLVSAAVILLTGWQAADPIASIVIGLMIVPRTWKLLRDTLNVLLEAAPKGVDMAEVRAHMLALPGVEDVHDLHAWTITSGMPVLSAHVVVSPETLSAVGHEKMLHDLQGCLGDHFDVEHCTFQLEPSGHAEHEPKLCH, from the coding sequence ATGGGGGCTGGACACGACCACGGCCACGCGCCGCCGGCGAACGGCACCGTGACGGCCGCGTACAAGGGACGGCTGCGGATCGCGCTGTCCCTCACGGTCACCGTCATGGTGGTGGAGATCGTCGGCGGCCTCGTCGCGGATTCGCTCGCACTGATCGCGGATGCGACGCACATGGCCACCGACGCCCTCGGGCTCGGCATGGCGCTGCTCGCGATCCACTTCGCGGGCCGCCCGGCGAGCGAGAGCCGCACCTTCGGCTACGCCCGCGCGGAGATCATCGCCGCGCTCGCCAACTGTCTGCTCCTGCTCGGCGTCGGCGGCTACGTGCTGTACGAGGCGATCCAGCGGTTCGTCACGCCGTCTCAGACCGAGGGCGGCCTCACCATCGTCTTCGGCCTCATCGGTCTGGCGGCGAACCTCGTCTCGCTGCTCCTGCTGATGCGCGGCCAGAAGGACAGCCTCAATGTGCGCGGCGCCTTCCTGGAGGTCCTCGCGGACGCGCTCGGCTCGGTGGCGGTCCTGGTGTCCGCCGCCGTCATCTTGCTGACCGGCTGGCAGGCGGCAGACCCGATCGCCTCCATCGTGATCGGCCTCATGATCGTGCCGCGCACCTGGAAGCTGCTGCGGGACACCCTGAACGTCCTGCTCGAAGCGGCCCCCAAGGGCGTGGACATGGCCGAGGTACGGGCCCACATGCTGGCCCTGCCCGGTGTCGAGGACGTCCATGACCTGCACGCCTGGACCATCACCTCGGGCATGCCCGTGCTCTCCGCGCACGTCGTGGTGAGTCCCGAGACGCTCAGTGCCGTCGGCCACGAGAAGATGCTGCACGACCTCCAGGGCTGCCTGGGCGACCACTTCGACGTCGAGCACTGCACGTTCCAGCTGGAGCCGAGCGGTCACGCGGAGCACGAGCCGAAGCTCTGCCACTGA
- the galE gene encoding UDP-glucose 4-epimerase GalE codes for MTWLITGGAGYIGAHVARVMAAAGERVLALDDVSSGVPERLPAGIPLVRGSSLDGALVERVLTEHAVTGVVHLAARKQVGESVEQPLRYYRENVGGLVTLLDAVAAAGVRRFVFSSSAAVYGEPPAAGLITEDTPCAPVSPYGETKLAGEWLVRAAGRAHGITTTCLRYFNVAGAAAPELADTGVFNVVPMVFDRLTRGEAPRVFGTDHPTPDGTCVRDYVHVTDLAGAHLAAARRSAGPGTDLTVNIGRGEGVSVRELLTVIGEVTGDTRAPVVEPRRAGDAPSAVADVGLAARELGFRAGLGVREMVASAWAGWCLRHPEAGGARSV; via the coding sequence ATGACATGGCTGATCACAGGCGGGGCGGGATATATCGGGGCACACGTGGCGCGGGTCATGGCCGCCGCCGGGGAGCGGGTGCTCGCTCTCGACGACGTGTCGTCCGGTGTGCCGGAGCGACTGCCCGCCGGCATTCCCCTCGTACGGGGCTCGTCGCTCGACGGCGCGCTGGTCGAGCGGGTGCTCACGGAGCACGCGGTGACGGGTGTGGTGCATCTGGCGGCGCGCAAGCAGGTCGGCGAGTCCGTGGAGCAGCCGCTGCGTTACTACCGGGAGAACGTCGGGGGCCTGGTGACGCTCCTGGACGCGGTCGCCGCGGCCGGGGTCCGGCGGTTCGTCTTCTCCTCGTCGGCCGCGGTGTACGGCGAGCCCCCGGCGGCCGGACTGATCACCGAGGACACCCCGTGCGCGCCGGTCAGCCCCTACGGCGAGACGAAGCTGGCCGGGGAGTGGCTGGTGCGGGCCGCCGGGCGGGCCCACGGGATCACCACGACCTGTCTGCGGTACTTCAACGTGGCGGGGGCCGCGGCGCCCGAGCTCGCGGACACCGGGGTCTTCAACGTGGTCCCGATGGTCTTCGACCGGCTCACGCGCGGCGAGGCCCCGCGCGTCTTCGGCACCGACCACCCCACGCCCGACGGCACCTGCGTGCGCGACTACGTGCACGTGACCGACCTGGCCGGGGCGCACCTCGCGGCCGCCCGCAGGTCCGCCGGCCCCGGCACCGATCTGACGGTGAACATCGGCCGCGGCGAAGGCGTTTCCGTACGCGAACTCCTGACCGTCATCGGCGAGGTCACCGGGGACACGCGGGCGCCGGTGGTGGAGCCGCGCCGGGCAGGGGACGCCCCCAGCGCGGTGGCCGACGTCGGCCTCGCGGCGCGGGAGCTGGGCTTCAGGGCGGGGCTCGGGGTGCGCGAGATGGTGGCGTCGGCCTGGGCGGGGTGGTGTCTGCGCCATCCGGAGGCCGGGGGCGCCCGGTCCGTCTGA
- a CDS encoding DUF5941 domain-containing protein, protein MSTAILTGQPVPGSPLEGDLRSLGFDVRTARDAADAETLVRTVPADQRVAVVDTRFVGHVHALRLGLTDPRFAAAAVPGAVTVKPEARGALTRALRTAVGAGGAGAVTVAPDAVPDRLAEALGAADVDVYRPELGTLVAAVPADPEARNTARQAVAAVDDEAVRLRGAVKARDGFFTTYCISPYSRYLARWCARRGLTPNQVTTASLLVALIAAGCAATGTRGGFVAAGLLLLFSFVLDCTDGQLARYSLQYSTLGAWLDATFDRAKEYAYYAGLALGAARGGDDVWALALGAMILQTCRHVVDFSFNEANHDATANTSPTAALSDKLDSRGWTVWARRMIVLPIGERWALIAVLTALTTPRVTFVVLLIGCGLAACYTTAGRVLRSLTRRAKRTDRAATALADLADTGPFAGALATLRGLPGLAPALAFAGGAAVVATSALTSFGSPWPVIAAAGYVITSGLAVARPLKGALDWLVPPFLRAAEYGTVLVLAAKADVNGALPAAFGLVAAVAYHHYDTVYRIRGVVAPPRWLVRVIGGHEGRTFAVTVAAALLTTTDFTVALTALAVAVALVVLAESIRFWVTAHNSGAPAVHDEGEPA, encoded by the coding sequence CTGTCGACCGCCATCCTCACCGGCCAGCCGGTGCCCGGCTCGCCCCTCGAAGGCGATCTGCGGTCCCTGGGCTTCGACGTGCGGACCGCCCGGGACGCGGCCGACGCCGAGACGCTCGTGCGGACCGTCCCCGCGGACCAGCGCGTCGCCGTCGTCGACACCCGCTTCGTCGGTCACGTCCACGCCCTGCGCCTCGGCCTGACCGACCCGCGCTTCGCCGCGGCCGCCGTGCCCGGTGCCGTCACCGTCAAGCCCGAGGCCCGCGGCGCGCTCACGCGCGCGCTGCGCACGGCCGTCGGCGCGGGCGGCGCCGGAGCCGTCACGGTCGCGCCGGACGCCGTGCCCGACCGGCTCGCCGAGGCCCTCGGAGCGGCCGACGTCGACGTGTACCGGCCCGAGCTCGGCACCCTCGTCGCGGCCGTGCCCGCCGACCCCGAGGCCCGCAACACCGCCCGCCAGGCCGTCGCCGCCGTCGACGACGAGGCCGTACGCCTGCGCGGCGCGGTCAAGGCCAGGGACGGCTTCTTCACCACGTACTGCATCAGTCCGTACTCCCGCTACCTCGCGCGCTGGTGCGCCCGGCGCGGCCTCACCCCGAACCAGGTCACCACCGCCTCGCTGCTCGTCGCCCTGATCGCGGCGGGCTGCGCGGCCACCGGCACCCGCGGTGGCTTCGTCGCCGCCGGCCTCCTGCTGCTCTTCTCCTTCGTCCTGGACTGCACGGACGGCCAGCTCGCGCGCTACTCCCTGCAGTACTCGACGCTCGGCGCCTGGCTGGACGCGACCTTCGACCGGGCCAAGGAGTACGCGTACTACGCGGGCCTCGCCCTCGGCGCGGCCCGGGGCGGCGACGACGTCTGGGCCCTCGCGCTCGGCGCGATGATCCTGCAGACCTGCCGCCACGTCGTGGACTTCTCGTTCAACGAGGCCAACCACGACGCGACCGCCAACACCAGCCCCACCGCCGCGCTCTCCGACAAGCTCGACAGCCGCGGCTGGACGGTATGGGCGCGCCGGATGATCGTCCTGCCGATCGGGGAGCGCTGGGCCCTGATCGCCGTCCTGACCGCGCTCACCACCCCGCGCGTCACGTTCGTCGTGCTCCTGATCGGCTGCGGACTCGCCGCCTGCTACACCACCGCGGGCCGCGTCCTGCGCTCCCTGACCCGCAGGGCCAAGCGCACCGACCGGGCCGCCACGGCCCTGGCCGACCTCGCCGACACCGGGCCCTTCGCGGGCGCGCTCGCCACGCTCCGCGGCCTGCCGGGGCTGGCCCCGGCCCTCGCCTTCGCGGGCGGCGCGGCCGTCGTCGCCACCTCCGCCCTCACCTCCTTCGGCAGCCCCTGGCCGGTCATCGCCGCCGCCGGGTACGTGATCACCTCGGGCCTGGCCGTCGCACGGCCCCTCAAGGGCGCCCTCGACTGGCTGGTCCCGCCCTTCCTGCGCGCCGCCGAATACGGCACCGTCCTGGTACTGGCGGCCAAAGCGGACGTGAACGGAGCCCTTCCCGCGGCTTTCGGCCTGGTGGCCGCGGTCGCCTACCATCACTACGACACCGTGTACCGCATTCGCGGTGTCGTCGCGCCGCCGCGCTGGCTGGTGCGGGTGATCGGCGGGCACGAGGGCAGGACCTTCGCGGTCACTGTCGCCGCCGCCCTGCTGACAACCACAGATTTCACCGTCGCGCTCACGGCGCTCGCCGTGGCCGTGGCACTCGTGGTGCTCGCCGAGAGCATCCGCTTCTGGGTGACCGCGCACAACAGCGGCGCACCCGCCGTACACGATGAAGGAGAACCCGCATGA
- a CDS encoding phosphocholine cytidylyltransferase family protein has protein sequence MIGLVLAAGAGRRLRPYTETLPKALVPVVGEGTENELAVLDLTLKNFAEIGLTDVAIIVGYRKEAVYDRKAALEAKYNLKLTLIDNDKAEEWNNAYSLWCGRDALKHSVILANGDTVHPVSVEKTLLAARGDGKKIILALDTVKNLADEEMKVIVDPEKGVQKITKLMDPATATGEYIGVTLIEGEAAEELADALKATFERDPDLYYEDGYQELVNRGFKIDVAPIGDVSWVEIDNHDDLAKGREIACQY, from the coding sequence ATGATCGGCCTCGTCCTGGCCGCCGGCGCCGGCCGGCGTCTGCGCCCCTACACCGAAACGCTGCCCAAGGCGCTGGTGCCCGTGGTGGGCGAGGGTACCGAGAATGAGCTGGCCGTCCTCGACCTCACCCTGAAGAACTTCGCCGAGATCGGCCTGACCGACGTCGCGATCATCGTCGGCTACCGCAAGGAGGCCGTCTACGACCGCAAGGCCGCGCTCGAGGCGAAGTACAACCTCAAGCTCACCCTGATCGACAACGACAAGGCCGAGGAGTGGAACAACGCCTACTCCCTGTGGTGCGGCCGTGACGCCCTCAAGCACAGCGTGATCCTCGCCAACGGCGACACCGTGCACCCGGTCTCCGTCGAGAAGACGCTGCTCGCCGCCCGCGGCGACGGCAAGAAGATCATCCTCGCCCTCGACACGGTGAAGAACCTCGCCGACGAGGAGATGAAGGTCATCGTGGACCCCGAGAAGGGCGTCCAGAAGATCACCAAGCTGATGGACCCGGCGACGGCCACCGGTGAGTACATCGGCGTCACCCTCATCGAGGGCGAGGCCGCCGAGGAGCTGGCCGACGCCCTGAAGGCCACCTTCGAGCGCGACCCCGACCTCTACTACGAGGACGGCTACCAGGAGCTCGTCAACCGCGGCTTCAAGATCGATGTCGCGCCGATCGGTGACGTCTCGTGGGTCGAGATCGACAACCACGACGACCTCGCCAAGGGACGTGAGATCGCGTGCCAGTACTGA
- a CDS encoding iron-containing alcohol dehydrogenase family protein produces the protein MPVLTRLIPSPVVVDIRPGALNDLAGVLADQRICSSTGKLAIAISGGSGAVLRKRLSPSLPGAEWFEVGGGTLDDAIKLADAMKKGRYDAVVGLGGGKIIDCAKFAAARVGLPLVAVATNLSHDGLCSPVATLDNDAGRGSYGVPNPIAVVIDLDVIREAPVRFVRSGIGDALSNISAIRDWELAARERGEDIDGLAAAMARQAGEAVLRHPGGVGDDGFLQVLAEGLVLTGIAMSVSGDSRPASGACHEINHAFDLLFPKRAASHGEQCGLGAAFAMHLRGARDESAFMAEVLRRHGLPVLPEEIGFTVDEFVQVVEYAPQTRPGRYTILEHLNLNTDQIKDAYADYAKAIGS, from the coding sequence GTGCCAGTACTGACGAGGCTCATCCCCTCGCCGGTCGTCGTGGACATCCGGCCGGGGGCGTTGAACGACCTGGCCGGTGTCCTCGCCGACCAGAGGATCTGCTCGTCGACCGGCAAGCTCGCCATCGCGATCAGCGGCGGCTCCGGCGCGGTCCTGCGCAAGCGACTCTCTCCGTCGCTGCCGGGCGCGGAATGGTTCGAGGTGGGCGGCGGCACGCTCGACGACGCCATCAAGCTCGCCGACGCCATGAAGAAGGGCCGCTACGACGCGGTCGTCGGCCTCGGCGGCGGCAAGATCATCGACTGCGCCAAGTTCGCCGCGGCGCGCGTCGGCCTGCCGCTGGTCGCCGTCGCGACGAACCTGTCGCACGACGGCCTGTGCTCGCCCGTCGCGACCCTCGACAACGACGCGGGCCGCGGCTCGTACGGCGTGCCGAACCCGATCGCGGTCGTCATCGACCTCGACGTCATCCGCGAGGCCCCGGTCCGCTTCGTGCGCTCCGGCATCGGCGACGCCCTGTCCAACATCTCCGCGATCCGGGACTGGGAACTCGCCGCCCGCGAGCGCGGCGAGGACATCGACGGCCTCGCCGCCGCGATGGCGCGCCAGGCCGGCGAGGCGGTCCTGCGCCACCCCGGCGGCGTCGGCGACGACGGCTTCCTCCAGGTGCTTGCCGAGGGCCTCGTCCTCACCGGCATCGCGATGTCCGTCTCGGGCGACTCCCGCCCGGCCTCGGGCGCCTGCCACGAGATCAACCACGCCTTCGACCTGCTGTTCCCGAAGCGCGCGGCGAGCCACGGCGAGCAGTGCGGCCTCGGCGCCGCCTTCGCGATGCACCTGCGCGGTGCCCGCGACGAGTCGGCCTTCATGGCCGAGGTCCTGCGCCGCCACGGCCTGCCGGTCCTGCCGGAGGAGATCGGCTTCACCGTGGACGAGTTCGTCCAGGTCGTGGAGTACGCCCCGCAGACCCGGCCGGGCCGCTACACGATCCTCGAGCACCTCAATCTGAACACCGACCAGATCAAGGACGCATACGCCGACTATGCCAAGGCCATCGGTAGCTGA
- a CDS encoding CDP-alcohol phosphatidyltransferase family protein codes for MPRPSVAELRPVVHPAGVKDRRSGEHWAGRLYMREISLRCDRYLVNTRITPNQLTYLMTVAGVLAAPALLVPGITGAVLGVVAVQLYLLLDCVDGEIARWRKQYSMSGVYLDRVGAYLCDAAVLVGFGLRAADLWGSGRIDWLWAFLGTLAALGAILIKAETDLVGVARHQQGLPPVQESAAVPRASGVALARKAAAALKFHRLILGIEASLLILVLAIVDSARGDLFFSRLGVAVLAGIALLQTLLHLVSILASSRLK; via the coding sequence ATGCCAAGGCCATCGGTAGCTGAACTCCGGCCCGTCGTTCACCCCGCGGGGGTGAAGGACCGGCGCAGCGGTGAGCACTGGGCGGGACGCCTGTACATGCGAGAGATCTCGCTGCGCTGCGACCGGTACCTGGTGAACACCAGGATCACGCCCAATCAGCTGACCTACCTGATGACCGTCGCGGGCGTGCTCGCGGCCCCGGCCCTCCTCGTGCCGGGCATCACGGGCGCCGTGCTCGGCGTCGTCGCGGTGCAGCTCTATCTGCTGCTCGACTGCGTCGACGGCGAGATCGCCCGCTGGCGCAAGCAGTACTCGATGTCCGGCGTGTACCTGGACCGGGTCGGCGCCTATCTGTGCGACGCCGCGGTCCTGGTCGGCTTCGGCCTGCGCGCCGCCGACCTGTGGGGCTCGGGGCGCATCGACTGGCTGTGGGCCTTCCTCGGCACCCTCGCCGCGCTCGGCGCCATCCTGATCAAGGCCGAGACCGACCTCGTGGGCGTCGCCCGGCACCAGCAGGGGCTGCCGCCCGTGCAGGAGTCGGCCGCCGTGCCGCGCGCCTCCGGCGTGGCGCTCGCCCGCAAGGCCGCCGCCGCGCTCAAGTTCCACCGGCTGATCCTCGGCATCGAGGCGTCCCTGCTGATCCTGGTCCTGGCGATCGTGGACTCGGCCCGGGGCGACCTCTTCTTCTCCCGCCTCGGCGTCGCCGTGCTGGCCGGCATCGCGCTCCTGCAGACGCTGCTGCACCTGGTGTCCATCCTCGCCTCGAGCAGGCTGAAGTGA